The DNA segment GAATTATGCAGCCCTTTATATCTTTCTTTGGTCAGGTATTTCAGGTAATTGGCTCCATGTTCTGCAAACAATTTACCAAAATAGAAACCAATATCAAAGCCTTTAAAAGAATATTCACCAGGTTCAAAATTGAACTTAGTCCGGTATTTCTTAATGAAGGTGATCGTTTCTCCATTTTGGTAATCGACTTTGTAAGAAGAAGTAATGCTGGTATTTAAGGCCTGAAGCCTGTCGATATTATAATTTTGTTTTACCCAATCCGGATGACCGAACAGGTTTACATTAAACCCTTTGTTTTTGATCTTCACCAATCTGTCCAGCGTAGGCACTACAAACTTACGGTCAGAAGAAGTCACAATCACCACGTATTGCTTGTTCTTTGCCATTTTAGTTTCGAAACTGAATACCGAAGGGTATTCCTGCAGCAGATAGACCTTTTTATTATAATGAAAAAACTGACGCAAAGGTGCAGCCATAATCTCATCACTGGTTGTCTTTGGATTGATCAGCACGATCACTGTATTGTCCGGATTGTAATTCTTAATGATATAATTGCCAATTTTCTCTGCATGAAGGTCAATGTTATTGACAATAGAGATCAGATTAGGATTGGAGAACTCTTCCGGATGTGAAGCTGCCAAAGGCGATACCACAGGAATATTTTTCGCAATAGAATATTGCGTAATATACTTTACACCCTGCGGAAATACCGGACCAACAATCAGGTTACTGGACAGTAGACCGCCATTATTGATCAGTCCTTCCAATTGTGAGTTATTATCACGGGTATCGTAAACGTTGACTTTAAAATTCAGGCCTAAAGACGCCGCAGAGTCTATCCCAAGCTTAAAGCCCTGATAAAAATCAATGGCCATAGCAGATTTCTCTACTTCGGCTTTGGTTGCCGTCTTTAACTTGATTTCGTTTAAACGAAAAGGGATGAGTAAGGAAATATTGGCTTCGCTGAAGCGTTCGACCGGTTTCTCTACTTCTTTTTCTTTTGGGGGAGTATCAGGTTTTTTATTTGTATTGGGCCGTGTTTTCGGCGAACACGCCGAAAACAACAAGCCAATACAAAGGATCAGCCAATATTTAT comes from the Pedobacter sp. FW305-3-2-15-E-R2A2 genome and includes:
- a CDS encoding amino acid ABC transporter substrate-binding protein, yielding MISAQNPQLQLSGNKYWLILCIGLLFSACSPKTRPNTNKKPDTPPKEKEVEKPVERFSEANISLLIPFRLNEIKLKTATKAEVEKSAMAIDFYQGFKLGIDSAASLGLNFKVNVYDTRDNNSQLEGLINNGGLLSSNLIVGPVFPQGVKYITQYSIAKNIPVVSPLAASHPEEFSNPNLISIVNNIDLHAEKIGNYIIKNYNPDNTVIVLINPKTTSDEIMAAPLRQFFHYNKKVYLLQEYPSVFSFETKMAKNKQYVVIVTSSDRKFVVPTLDRLVKIKNKGFNVNLFGHPDWVKQNYNIDRLQALNTSITSSYKVDYQNGETITFIKKYRTKFNFEPGEYSFKGFDIGFYFGKLFAEHGANYLKYLTKERYKGLHNSFTFYHNEKLGYINTSLMLLRYKNFALNVIE